The following is a genomic window from Haloarcula sp. DT43.
ACACGGTGTGGAAGCGCGGCATATCGCGGGACGGCGTTCGTCCACAGTAGTAAACGTGTCCCGCGGGTACGAACTGTTTTGCGCCGGGACCCGCAACGGGGAGACATGTTCACGAGGGTGTCGATTCCGACGCCGTTCCAGGTCGGGGCTGTCAACGCCTACATCGCCAGACGAACCATCGTCGACCCGGGACCCGACAGCGAGGAAGCGTGGTCGCGCCTGGTCGAGGCGCTCGAAGCCCGCGAACTCGCACCGGGCGACATCGAGCAGGTGCTCGTGACACATCCCCATCCGGACCACTTCGGCATGGCGAACCGGTTCGCCGAGCAGGGCGCGCGCGTCCTCGCCAGCGAACCGGCGGCGGACATCATGCACGACTTCGCGGCGCAACTGCACGCCGAGCAGTCGTACTTCGCGGACTTCTTCGAGCGGTGTGGCGTCTCGCGCGAGACGGCCGAGACGGTCACGCAGTTGCCGGAGGCGTTCCTGCCCTACGCCCAGAGCGTCGACACCGACCGCGCGCTGGGTCCCGGTGACACCGTCACCGTCGACGACACCGAACTCGTCGTCGACAGCGTGCAGGGCCACTCCGCCGGCGAGATTATCTTCTCGTACGACGTCCAGGGCCGGCGGGAGGCGCTCGTCGGCGACAACGTGCTCGGCGACATCACGCCGAACCCGTTCCTCCAGCTCCCCGACGACAGCGGGATGCGTCCGCGGGTGTTGCCGGCGTTCAACGACTCCCTGCGGTGGCTCCGCGAGCAGGGTCACGACCGCTTTCTCACCGGCCACCGCGAGCCGGTCGAGTCCCCACAGGAACGCATCGACGCGATTCTCGACGAACACGACCGGCGCACTGCGGAGGTCGCCGACATCGTCGCCGGTGGCGCGACGACGCCAAGCGACGTGATGACGGCGCTGTTCGGCGACCTGCCGGCCACCGAGTACTTCGCCGGGATGAGCGAGGCCGTCGGGCACCTGGACGTGCTCGAAGTCGACGGTTGCGTCGAAAAACGGTCAAGCGGCGGCGTGTTCGTCTACGAGTCGGCGTAGCCGCGAGTTACAGCAACTGCGCGGCCTGGAACGCGATTTCGGAGACGCGGTTGAAACCGGGGACGAGCAGCACCGTCACGATGGCGGCCCCCACCACGGCGGTGTACAGCCCCATCGGGTACGACTCGATGGTCCGGTTGCCCGTCGGCTCCTCTATCCACATCGCCTTGACGACGCGGGAGTAGTAGAACAGGCTGAGCGCGCTGTTGATGATGAGCGCGGCGGCCAGCGACCACGCGCCGACGTTGAGCGTCGCCGAGAACAGGTAGAACTTCGAGAAGAACCCGCCGCCGATGGGCAGGCCTGCGAGGCTGAACAGGAACACCGTCATCGCCGCGCAGGCGACCGGCGCTTCCCTGCCCAGGCCGTTGTAGTCCTCGAAGCGGCGGCCGACGCCCCAGTACTCGGCCAGCGCGATGAACAGGAACGCGCCCGTGTTCATGAAGCCGTAGACGAGCAGGTGGGACATCCCGGCGCTCAGGCTGAGGCTCAGCCCCTCGCCGGAGCCGGAGACGGCGGCGAGGCCGATGAGGACGTAGCCGGCGTGGCCGACGCTGGAGTAGGCCAGCATCCGCTTGACCGTCTCCTGGGTCGCGGCGGCGAAGTTCCCGATGAACATCGTCGCGATGGCCAGTATCTGGAACGCCATCACCCAGTTTATCGCGCCACCGGCCGCAAGCAGGTCACCGATGGGGAAGGCGACGGCGAAGACGCGGAACGCCAGCACGAAGCCGGCGGCCTTCGACGCCGAGGAGAGGAACGCCGAAATCGGTGCCGGCGCGCCCTCGTAGGCATCGGGTGCCCAGAAGTGGAACGGCACGGAGGCGGTCTTGAACGCGACGCCGCCGATTATCATCAGGATGCCGACCCCGAGGACGGCCATCGGGACGGTCGGCTCACCGGACTGGGCCTGGACCGACCCGTCGACGATGGTCTGGACGGTTCCGCTCGAAATGGCCGTCGCGACGCCGTCGAACCGGAGGACGCCCGTCGCGGCGTACACCAGCGAGATGCCGTAGGCCAGCACCGCAGACGACACCGCGCCGATGAGGAAGTACTTCAGCCCGGCCTCGACGCTGCCCTTGTTCTCCTTGAGGAAGGCGACCAGCGCGTAGGACGGCAGCGACACCAGTTCCAGCGCGACGAAGGCCGACGCCAGGCCGTTGGCCGCGCTCAGGAGGCTCATCCCGGTCGCCGACAGCAGCACCAGCGCGAAGAACTCGGCCTGGTAGCTGTGTTCGGCGACGTAATCGTAGCTCGCGAGCACGACCAGCGTCGTGACGCTGCCGACGATCGCCATGAAGAACAGGGCCATCTGGTCGACGACGAGCTGGTTGTTGAACAGCGCGACGCCGGTGTCGTTGACCATCCCGGTCCCGGCGGTGATGAACCAGCCGGCGAACCCGAAGGAGAGCAGGGAGCCGACGACCGAGATACCGGCCAGCGCCTTCGTGTTCGTCGTGTCCGGGTTGACCGAGTCAGACAGGAGCAACGCCAGGGCGGCGAGACCCAGCGAGAGCGCCGGGGCCAGCGCCATCCAGTCGGGAAGTGCGACCATCTATGCACCACCTCCGATATCGAGAACCGGTGAAATCGAGTCCTGTATCATGGCGAAGGAGAGGTCCGGCGCGACGCCGAGTGCGATGACCAGCAGGAGCAACACGGCAAGCGGCGCGACGTCGTGGAACGCGGCCGGGCTGACCTCGTAGTCGGTCTCCAGGCTGAAGGTCCCGAACAGCGTGCGCTGCATGGCCCACAGCAGGTAGCCGGCGACGATGACGATGCCGAACATCGCAAGCGAGGTCAGCACCGGCGCGGCCCCGCCGAGCGTCGGCGCGTCGAACGAGCCCTGGAAGATGAAGTACTCCCCGGCGAAGCCGGCCATCAGCGGCAGGCCCATGTAGCCGAAGGCGGCGGCAACGAAGATGCCGACCGTCCAGGGCATGCGGTCCGCGAGGCCGGACATGTCGCCGACCATCCGCGTGTGCGTCGTGTTGTAGATGACGCCGACGGTCATGAACATCAGCCCCGAGATGAGGCCGTGTGCTATCATCTGGAAGGTCGCCCCGCCCATGCCGTAGGGCGTGAACGCGACCAGCCCCAGGATGACGTACCCCATCGACGAGATGGAGGAGTAGGCGACGATGCGCTTGAGGTCACGCTGGGCCAGCGCGAGCATCGCGCCGTAGATGACGCTGACGACACCGACGATGGCCAGCGGCACCGCGAGCGCCCGCGCCGTGTCCGCGAGCATCGTGAAGTTGAACCGCAGCAGCGCGTAGGTCCCCATCTTCAGGAGGACGCCGGCCAGCATGACCGACACCGGCGTCGGGGCCTCGACGTGTGCGTCGGGCAGCCACGTGTGCAGCGGGAAGACTGGCACCTTCACCGCGAACCCGAAGAACATCAGGATAAAGGAGATGGTCATCAGGTTGACGCCGGCGATGGTCGGCAGGCCGCTGGCGGTCCGGAACGCCTCGGCCATCGCGGGCAGGGACAGCGACGTGAGGTCGGTGCTGAACACGAGCGCGAATAGGCCCGCGAACATTATCAGCGACGCCACGTTCGTGTACACGAAGAACTTGATGGCGGCGTACTTCCGACGCGGGCCGCCCCAGACGCCGATGAGCAGGTACATCGGGATGAGCACGCCCTCCCAGAAGACGAACCACAGGAAGAAGTCGAGCGCCGAGAACACGCCGATGAGGCTCACCTCCATGAACAGCATTAGCCCGTAGAACTGGGACTGGCGCTCGTCGATGGGCGTCCACGCCGAGACGATGGCGAGCGTCGTCAGAACCGTCGTCAGCGCGAGCAGCGGCATGCTGATGCCGTCGAGGCCGACGTAGTACGACACCTGCAGTTCACCCAGCGTGAGCCAGGGAATCTGCTGGCCGAACGCGATGTCGGCCGGCGACAGCAGGGCGTTGCCCGTGCCGCCGTACTGCGTGAGGTACACCCAGTACATGTAGAGGCTGCCGACGGCCGGAATCGCGCTGATGCCGGCCGCGAGCTTCCCGGCGTACCGGTCGGGCGAGAGGAACACGAGCCCGGTTCCCAGCAGGGTCACGAGCAGGAGTGCGGCGACCCACATCTAGAACCACCCTCCCATGACGCCGAAGGCGGCAAGCAAGAGCACGAGCCCGAGCGTCAGCAGCGCCGCGTAGTTGCTGACGACGCCGGACTGGATGCGTCGGATGCGGCTGCCGCCGAACAGGCTCACGCTGGAGACGCCGTTGACGACACCGTCGACGACGCCCTGGTCGAACTTGTTCATCGCACGGGCGAGCGGGTAGGTGACACCCGTCGCGAGCCACACCTGATATTCGTCCTGGTAGTAGTTGTGCATGAGTAGCGTCTTCAGACCGCCGAGCTTGTCGGTATGCTCAACCGGGTCGGCACCGGCATAGAGGCTCCGCGCGAAGAGCACGCCGGCGAGTGCCAGCCCGAGCGAGACGCCCGCCGAGACCAGCAGCGTGCCGGTTTCACCGCCCAGCGGGTAGGCCGGGTCGACGTGGGGCACGTTGTGGAGCAGTTCCTCGTAGTGGTGCAGGTCCGTCGAGAGGAGCGCGGGCCAGCCGCCCTCCTCCGGACCGGTCAGCCACTTGTGGAGGTAGTCGATGGGTGCGCCGGTGAGCTTCGCGACCGGGGCCATGTTGATGAACCCGATGGTCGTAGCGAGGATACCGAGCACCGTCAGCGGCCCCTTGACGTTCCAGCGGACGGGCACGGGGTCCCGTGCCGTGTCCGAGCGCGCGTCGCCGTGGAAGGTCAGGTAGACCATCCGGAAGGTGTAGAAGCCGGTGAAGAACACGGCCAGCAGCCCCATCGCGTACGCGAGGAGGTAGGCCGTCCCGAGGCCACCCTCGGTACCGAACCCGTGGATGAGCGCCTCGTACAGCACTTCGTCTTTCGACCAGAAGCCGGCGAAGGGAACGATGCCGGCGAGCGCCAGCGACCCGGCGAGGAACGTCCAGTAGGTCACCGGCATCCGGTCTTTCAGGCCGCCCATGTCCCACATGTTCTCGTTGTGGTGCATGGCGATGATGACCGACCCCGCGCCGAGGAACAGCAGCGCCTTGAACACGGCGTGAGTAGTCAGGTGGAAGACCGCGGCGATGTAGCCGCCCGACCCCAGCGCGAGCATCATGTACCCGTACTGGGAGATGGTGGAGTAGGCGAGCACCTGCTTGATTTCCTGTTTCACGAGCCCCATCGTCGCCGCGAACAGGGCCGTGAAGCCGCCCACGAGCGCGATGACCGCGAGCGCCGTCGGCGAGATGGCGTAGAAGCCGTACATCCGCGCGACGAGGTAGACGCCGGCCGCGACCATCGTCGCCGCGTGGATGAGCGCGGAGACGGGCGTCGGACCTTCCATCGCGTCCGGGAGCCAGGTGTGCAGCGGGAACTGGGCGGACTTGCCGATGACGCCGCCCAGCACGAGCAGGCCAAGCACCGTGAACCAGGCCTGCGCGCCCATGCCGACCGTCTCCAGCATCGCGATGCCTTCGGTCTCGCCGTCGACGACGGCGTGTTCGGCCAGCATCGGGAAGCTCTCGGCGACCACCTCGCCCCCCTGCGTTATCGGGGCGAACAGGCCGGTCCCGAAGGTGGCGAAGATGCCGACGACGCCGATGAGGAAGAAGTAGTCACCGAAGCGGGTGACCAGGAACGCCTTCTTGGCGGCGCTGGGCGGGCCGTCCTCGCGGAACCAGAAGCCGATGAGCAGGTACGAACACAGGC
Proteins encoded in this region:
- a CDS encoding MBL fold metallo-hydrolase; amino-acid sequence: MFTRVSIPTPFQVGAVNAYIARRTIVDPGPDSEEAWSRLVEALEARELAPGDIEQVLVTHPHPDHFGMANRFAEQGARVLASEPAADIMHDFAAQLHAEQSYFADFFERCGVSRETAETVTQLPEAFLPYAQSVDTDRALGPGDTVTVDDTELVVDSVQGHSAGEIIFSYDVQGRREALVGDNVLGDITPNPFLQLPDDSGMRPRVLPAFNDSLRWLREQGHDRFLTGHREPVESPQERIDAILDEHDRRTAEVADIVAGGATTPSDVMTALFGDLPATEYFAGMSEAVGHLDVLEVDGCVEKRSSGGVFVYESA
- a CDS encoding NADH-quinone oxidoreductase subunit N; amino-acid sequence: MVALPDWMALAPALSLGLAALALLLSDSVNPDTTNTKALAGISVVGSLLSFGFAGWFITAGTGMVNDTGVALFNNQLVVDQMALFFMAIVGSVTTLVVLASYDYVAEHSYQAEFFALVLLSATGMSLLSAANGLASAFVALELVSLPSYALVAFLKENKGSVEAGLKYFLIGAVSSAVLAYGISLVYAATGVLRFDGVATAISSGTVQTIVDGSVQAQSGEPTVPMAVLGVGILMIIGGVAFKTASVPFHFWAPDAYEGAPAPISAFLSSASKAAGFVLAFRVFAVAFPIGDLLAAGGAINWVMAFQILAIATMFIGNFAAATQETVKRMLAYSSVGHAGYVLIGLAAVSGSGEGLSLSLSAGMSHLLVYGFMNTGAFLFIALAEYWGVGRRFEDYNGLGREAPVACAAMTVFLFSLAGLPIGGGFFSKFYLFSATLNVGAWSLAAALIINSALSLFYYSRVVKAMWIEEPTGNRTIESYPMGLYTAVVGAAIVTVLLVPGFNRVSEIAFQAAQLL
- a CDS encoding complex I subunit 4 family protein, with protein sequence MWVAALLLVTLLGTGLVFLSPDRYAGKLAAGISAIPAVGSLYMYWVYLTQYGGTGNALLSPADIAFGQQIPWLTLGELQVSYYVGLDGISMPLLALTTVLTTLAIVSAWTPIDERQSQFYGLMLFMEVSLIGVFSALDFFLWFVFWEGVLIPMYLLIGVWGGPRRKYAAIKFFVYTNVASLIMFAGLFALVFSTDLTSLSLPAMAEAFRTASGLPTIAGVNLMTISFILMFFGFAVKVPVFPLHTWLPDAHVEAPTPVSVMLAGVLLKMGTYALLRFNFTMLADTARALAVPLAIVGVVSVIYGAMLALAQRDLKRIVAYSSISSMGYVILGLVAFTPYGMGGATFQMIAHGLISGLMFMTVGVIYNTTHTRMVGDMSGLADRMPWTVGIFVAAAFGYMGLPLMAGFAGEYFIFQGSFDAPTLGGAAPVLTSLAMFGIVIVAGYLLWAMQRTLFGTFSLETDYEVSPAAFHDVAPLAVLLLLVIALGVAPDLSFAMIQDSISPVLDIGGGA
- the nuoL gene encoding NADH-quinone oxidoreductase subunit L translates to MAAFTYAPAIVLLPFVSFLVALFAGERMPKGGALAGITATGGSLLLSIWVALTVAGGDVHNEILYTWTASVESLRLNFGLLLDPLSALMLLIVCLISFLVHIFSLGYMNDEGETGLPRYYAGLGLFTASMLGFVVANNLLMAFMFFELVGLCSYLLIGFWFREDGPPSAAKKAFLVTRFGDYFFLIGVVGIFATFGTGLFAPITQGGEVVAESFPMLAEHAVVDGETEGIAMLETVGMGAQAWFTVLGLLVLGGVIGKSAQFPLHTWLPDAMEGPTPVSALIHAATMVAAGVYLVARMYGFYAISPTALAVIALVGGFTALFAATMGLVKQEIKQVLAYSTISQYGYMMLALGSGGYIAAVFHLTTHAVFKALLFLGAGSVIIAMHHNENMWDMGGLKDRMPVTYWTFLAGSLALAGIVPFAGFWSKDEVLYEALIHGFGTEGGLGTAYLLAYAMGLLAVFFTGFYTFRMVYLTFHGDARSDTARDPVPVRWNVKGPLTVLGILATTIGFINMAPVAKLTGAPIDYLHKWLTGPEEGGWPALLSTDLHHYEELLHNVPHVDPAYPLGGETGTLLVSAGVSLGLALAGVLFARSLYAGADPVEHTDKLGGLKTLLMHNYYQDEYQVWLATGVTYPLARAMNKFDQGVVDGVVNGVSSVSLFGGSRIRRIQSGVVSNYAALLTLGLVLLLAAFGVMGGWF